The following are encoded in a window of Mycobacteroides chelonae CCUG 47445 genomic DNA:
- the nuoE gene encoding NADH-quinone oxidoreductase subunit NuoE, which produces MSEVFVELGSRPPEDEGCFAGRKSYPPEVVSRLAIDAKEVLDRYPSRRSALLPLLHLVQSEDGYVTMAGIEFCAGQVELTAAEVTAVASFYSMYRREPTGDYLVGVCTNTLCAVLGGDAILTRLVDELGVAPGGTTEDGKVTLEHVECNAACDYAPVLMINWEFFDNQTPDGAVDLVNGLRGGRIPEPPRGAPPCTFRQTARILAGFADDRPDAVAAARAGNPTLAGLRLARDVQRNVQKEV; this is translated from the coding sequence GTGAGTGAAGTGTTCGTCGAACTCGGGAGCCGTCCGCCGGAGGACGAGGGCTGCTTCGCCGGGCGCAAAAGCTATCCGCCGGAGGTGGTTTCCCGGCTTGCCATCGACGCCAAGGAGGTTCTCGACCGGTACCCGAGTCGTAGGTCGGCGTTGCTGCCGCTGCTGCATCTCGTGCAGTCCGAGGACGGGTATGTGACCATGGCGGGAATTGAATTCTGCGCCGGGCAAGTGGAATTGACGGCCGCCGAGGTCACCGCGGTGGCGAGCTTCTACTCGATGTACCGGCGCGAACCGACCGGGGATTATCTCGTCGGGGTGTGCACCAACACGTTGTGTGCGGTGCTCGGTGGTGACGCGATCTTGACGCGATTGGTCGACGAGCTTGGCGTGGCACCAGGAGGCACCACCGAGGACGGCAAGGTGACGCTCGAGCATGTCGAGTGCAACGCCGCCTGCGACTACGCGCCGGTGTTGATGATCAACTGGGAGTTCTTCGATAACCAGACCCCGGACGGGGCTGTAGATCTGGTGAACGGGCTCCGAGGGGGCCGAATCCCCGAGCCCCCGCGCGGTGCTCCGCCATGCACGTTCAGACAGACCGCCCGGATCTTGGCCGGGTTCGCCGACGACCGGCCGGACGCGGTGGCCGCCGCCCGGGCCGGGAACCCGACGCTGGCCGGGCTGCGACTGGCCCGGGATGTACAGCGGAACGTGCAGAAGGAGGTGTGA
- the nuoF gene encoding NADH-quinone oxidoreductase subunit NuoF, with protein sequence MTSSILSPVLSEYWDEADSWTLDGYLRHDGYQGLRAALSMEPDAVIGVVKEAGLRGRGGAGFPTGTKWSFIPQGDGKPHYLVVNADESEPGTCKDIPLMLATPHTLIEGIVIAAYAIRAAHAFIYVRGEVISVIRRLQTAVAQAYEAGYLGRNILDSGFDLELVVHAGAGAYICGEETALLDSLEGRRGQPRLRPPFPAVAGLYASPTVVNNVESIASVPVILRRGAEWFRTMGSEKSPGFTLYSLSGHVRTPGQYEAPLGVTLRELLELAGGVRDGHGLKFWTPGGSSTPLFTAEHLDVPLDYEGVSAAGSMLGTKALQIFDDTTCVVRAVLRWTEFYAHESCGKCTPCREGTYWLVRILRRLESGDGTAEDLDKLLDISDIVLGKSFCALGDGAASPIMSSLKYFRGEYEAHLENGCPFDSAASTVFGEVGR encoded by the coding sequence ATGACTTCCTCTATTCTCTCCCCGGTCCTGTCCGAGTACTGGGATGAGGCCGACTCGTGGACTCTCGACGGGTATCTGCGTCATGACGGATATCAGGGCCTGCGCGCCGCGCTGAGCATGGAACCGGACGCGGTCATCGGTGTGGTCAAGGAAGCCGGGCTGCGTGGACGAGGAGGTGCCGGATTCCCGACAGGCACCAAATGGTCCTTCATTCCCCAGGGTGATGGCAAGCCGCACTATCTGGTGGTCAACGCCGACGAATCCGAACCCGGTACCTGTAAAGACATTCCGCTGATGCTGGCGACGCCACACACCCTCATCGAGGGAATCGTCATCGCCGCCTACGCGATCCGCGCCGCGCATGCCTTCATCTATGTGCGTGGTGAGGTGATCTCGGTGATCAGGCGACTGCAGACCGCGGTGGCCCAGGCCTATGAGGCCGGATATCTCGGTCGCAACATTCTTGACAGCGGTTTCGATCTCGAACTGGTGGTGCACGCCGGTGCGGGTGCCTACATCTGCGGGGAAGAAACCGCGCTCCTGGACTCGCTGGAGGGTCGTCGCGGCCAGCCACGGCTGCGTCCCCCGTTTCCCGCGGTTGCCGGTCTGTATGCCAGCCCGACGGTCGTCAACAACGTCGAGTCGATCGCGAGCGTGCCGGTCATCCTGCGGCGCGGCGCCGAGTGGTTCCGGACCATGGGTTCGGAGAAATCCCCTGGATTCACGTTGTATTCGTTGTCCGGGCATGTGCGCACTCCCGGACAGTACGAGGCCCCGCTCGGCGTGACGCTGCGAGAGCTCCTGGAGCTGGCCGGGGGAGTGCGGGACGGTCACGGGCTCAAGTTCTGGACTCCCGGTGGTTCGTCGACACCACTGTTCACCGCCGAGCATCTGGACGTCCCACTCGACTATGAAGGGGTGAGCGCCGCCGGATCGATGTTGGGCACCAAGGCATTACAGATATTCGACGACACCACGTGTGTGGTGCGCGCAGTGCTGAGGTGGACCGAGTTTTATGCGCACGAGTCCTGTGGCAAGTGCACGCCCTGTCGCGAGGGCACCTATTGGCTGGTGCGTATTCTGCGGCGACTGGAATCCGGCGACGGTACCGCCGAAGACCTCGACAAGCTTCTGGATATTTCGGACATCGTGCTGGGCAAGTCTTTCTGTGCTCTCGGAGATGGTGCGGCCAGCCCGATCATGTCCTCGCTCAAGTACTTCCGCGGAGAGTATGAGGCACACCTGGAGAATGGGTGTCCCTTCGATTCGGCGGCTAGCACCGTATTCGGGGAGGTAGGTCGATGA